In Fusobacterium canifelinum, a genomic segment contains:
- a CDS encoding toxin-antitoxin system YwqK family antitoxin — MKKILIILTFLFVSIFIYSESAFSYSKSVNIDFDIRVMMGLTKIEEKDNPKYKKFLNYIDENLAKKGEVKYSHKVNMDKKVVEFFSEKGEFLLAENLPKEFLDIVDRSIRVAENKEEIKKTIKNIYEDPYTYVSISKYKENLILFTEQNMVNRGKIKNTMSVVLKRELTDNEKNELIYLKNNDNDEFFKKYRTYLESETTKTYINDKLELFQEIKVLTEITILYKNEISKVVIEYSDNSRINSVVKSYRNDRLLNETFFKNKDIVLEKEYYASGKLAREIPLKDGLINGEAKDYYENGKIRSTTNFVNGDIDGVVKEYNQAGKVIKETLYKNGKKVN; from the coding sequence ATGAAAAAAATTCTAATTATTTTAACATTTTTATTTGTTTCTATTTTTATCTATTCAGAATCAGCTTTTTCTTATTCAAAATCTGTAAATATAGATTTTGATATTAGAGTTATGATGGGATTGACTAAGATAGAAGAAAAAGATAATCCAAAATATAAAAAGTTTTTAAATTATATTGATGAAAACTTAGCTAAAAAAGGTGAAGTTAAATATTCACATAAAGTAAATATGGATAAAAAAGTTGTAGAATTCTTTTCTGAAAAGGGAGAGTTTTTACTTGCAGAAAATCTTCCAAAGGAATTTTTAGATATTGTAGATAGATCTATAAGAGTTGCTGAAAACAAAGAAGAAATAAAAAAAACTATTAAAAATATTTATGAAGACCCATATACTTATGTAAGTATAAGTAAATATAAGGAAAATTTGATCTTATTTACAGAACAAAATATGGTGAATAGAGGTAAGATTAAAAATACTATGTCAGTTGTTCTAAAAAGAGAATTAACAGATAATGAAAAAAATGAATTAATTTATTTAAAAAACAATGATAATGATGAGTTTTTTAAGAAATATAGAACTTATTTAGAAAGTGAAACCACAAAAACTTATATAAATGATAAATTAGAACTTTTTCAAGAAATTAAAGTCTTAACTGAAATAACTATTTTGTATAAAAATGAGATTTCAAAAGTTGTTATAGAGTACAGTGACAATAGTCGTATAAATTCAGTAGTTAAATCATATAGAAATGATAGATTACTGAACGAAACATTCTTTAAAAACAAAGATATAGTTTTAGAAAAAGAATATTATGCCAGTGGAAAATTAGCAAGAGAAATACCATTGAAAGATGGTTTAATTAATGGTGAAGCAAAAGATTACTATGAAAATGGGAAAATAAGATCAACCACTAACTTTGTAAATGGTGATATTGATGGTGTGGTAAAAGAATATAATCAAGCTGGAAAAGTTATTAAAGAAACTTTATATAAAAATGGAAAGAAAGTTAATTAA
- a CDS encoding transposase, which yields MQKLSIQLSLPSIFSDINNSFVSNKSNLLFLLEKHINFDSFIPLSFRYAFYSHMGRNHIYHLDSFIRALVFQKLLAINSDTLLVNILKLSPELCDFCRFRKVPDPSQFSRFRKNYAPFIFEMFNKVVDITEPICREIDKKKADYLIYDTTGFEPYVAENNPKFFNAKLKQAKKFSKTNDSNPYIAVYSTLPSSSSTNSEARQQYINSHFCYALKAGIVTNGLGIIRHISFFDNEFRKKHPYISTQKSDNPDIDKEISDSKSLKPVLSDFFDLHPTISFKTFLGDSAFDSYDNYSLLRNIFHFDRICTPINPRNSKSDSNSSDIPACPIDNTPFTFLGKSGGKNRSVRYKWVCYKCVPKGSSRTCICETPCTDSKYGKCAYTYPDKDFRTCPGIQRDTEHWNNLYKHRVLVERTINLIKDSFAVETRKSWNTTTTKVDVYFAGITQLIGVLLAKALHRFKDVKSIKRLIA from the coding sequence ATGCAAAAATTATCTATTCAATTATCTTTACCTTCTATATTTTCTGATATTAATAATTCTTTTGTTTCTAATAAATCTAATCTTCTTTTTTTACTTGAAAAACATATTAATTTTGATTCTTTTATCCCTCTTTCTTTTCGTTACGCTTTTTATTCGCATATGGGTAGAAATCATATTTATCATTTGGATAGCTTCATCCGTGCTCTTGTTTTTCAAAAGCTTTTAGCTATTAATTCTGATACTCTTTTAGTTAATATTTTAAAACTTTCACCTGAGCTTTGCGATTTCTGTCGTTTTCGTAAAGTCCCTGATCCTTCTCAATTTTCTAGATTCAGAAAAAATTATGCTCCTTTTATTTTTGAGATGTTCAATAAAGTTGTCGATATCACTGAGCCTATTTGTCGCGAAATTGACAAAAAGAAAGCTGATTATCTTATCTATGACACTACTGGTTTTGAACCTTATGTCGCTGAAAACAATCCTAAATTTTTTAATGCTAAACTTAAACAAGCTAAAAAATTTTCTAAAACTAATGATTCTAATCCTTATATTGCTGTTTATTCTACACTTCCTAGTTCATCTAGTACTAATTCTGAAGCTCGTCAGCAATACATTAATAGTCATTTTTGTTATGCTCTAAAAGCTGGTATTGTAACTAATGGATTAGGAATTATTCGTCATATTAGCTTTTTTGATAATGAATTTAGAAAAAAGCACCCTTATATTTCTACTCAAAAGTCTGATAATCCAGATATTGATAAAGAAATTTCAGATTCTAAATCATTAAAGCCAGTACTTAGCGATTTTTTTGATTTACATCCTACAATTAGTTTTAAAACTTTTTTAGGGGATTCAGCATTTGACTCTTATGATAATTATTCTCTGCTAAGAAATATTTTTCATTTTGATAGAATTTGTACTCCAATTAATCCTAGAAACTCTAAATCTGATTCAAATTCTTCAGATATTCCAGCATGTCCAATAGACAATACACCTTTTACTTTTCTTGGTAAATCAGGTGGTAAGAATCGCTCAGTAAGATACAAATGGGTTTGCTACAAATGTGTTCCAAAAGGAAGTAGCCGAACTTGTATTTGCGAAACTCCATGCACAGATTCAAAATATGGAAAATGTGCTTATACTTATCCAGATAAAGATTTTAGAACATGTCCAGGTATTCAGAGAGATACAGAACATTGGAATAATCTTTACAAACATAGAGTTCTAGTAGAAAGAACCATCAATTTGATAAAAGATTCATTTGCTGTAGAAACAAGAAAATCTTGGAATACAACTACAACAAAAGTAGATGTTTACTTTGCTGGAATAACACAATTAATAGGTGTACTTCTAGCAAAAGCATTACATAGATTTAAGGATGTAAAAAGTATCAAAAGATTAATCGCGTAA